In Citrus sinensis cultivar Valencia sweet orange chromosome 2, DVS_A1.0, whole genome shotgun sequence, a single genomic region encodes these proteins:
- the LOC102626138 gene encoding protein GRAVITROPIC IN THE LIGHT 1, which translates to METMKPKSAMSNKSKLAKTFQKVINLRTATKIGSNNGMGICMLTSQNKFDQDDDDLFSIKGSKTHGDPRARQRAVMEALVAKLFAGVTSIKAAYAELQMAQNPYNSEAIHLADQAVVDELKAISELKRSFLKKELDLSPQVTIMLAEIQEQQSLMKTYEITIKKLEGEAEMKESEARSLKRQLDDSIAFNKSLEKKLNASGPISILENVQLSALSTSHFVQFLHFSLRSMTSFVKLLVREMESANWDLDLAAKVIEPEAIFTKPSHRYFVFQSFVCKTMLEGFNFPNFSPPNESQCFHKHSRDQYLNEFKKLQLVNVRQFLAQKPSSSFAQFMRSKYLHLVHAKMECSLFGNLNQRKLINAGECPDSAFFTSFAEMARRVWLLHRLAFSLDQPVSIFQVPRNCRFSEVYMENVNDESAFSCEIVDSTVDVRVNFTVVPGFKIGKSLIQSQVYLSPVNVIETDPASR; encoded by the coding sequence ATGGAAACAATGAAACCCAAATCAGCAATGAGCAACAAGAGCAAGCTAGCCAAGACATTTCAGAAGGTAATCAATTTGAGGACTGCAACAAAGATTGGTTCGAATAATGGGATGGGAATTTGCATGCTCACTTCACAAAACAAGTTTGAtcaagatgatgatgatttgttttccatCAAGGGAAGTAAAACTCACGGGGATCCAAGAGCGAGGCAAAGAGCAGTGATGGAGGCTTTGGTGGCAAAGCTTTTTGCTGGGGTTACTTCAATCAAAGCTGCTTACGCGGAGCTACAAATGGCTCAGAATCCATACAATAGTGAGGCCATTCACCTTGCAGACCAAGCTGTGGTTGACGAGTTGAAAGCTATATCTGAACTGAAAAGAAGCTTCCTAAAGAAAGAGCTTGATCTTTCACCTCAAGTGACTATAATGTTGGCAGAGATTCAAGAGCAGCAGAGTTTGATGAAGACTTACGAAATCACTATAAAGAAATTGGAAGGTGAAGCTGAGATGAAAGAATCTGAAGCTCGTTCTCTCAAGAGACAGCTTGATGATTCCATTGCGTTTAACAAGAGTCTTGAAAAGAAGCTAAACGCAAGTGGGCCTATTTCAATTTTGGAAAATGTTCAGCTTTCAGCTCTTAGCACAAGCCATTTTGTTCAGTTTCTTCATTTCTCTTTAAGATCTATGACAAGTTTTGTTAAGTTGCTGGTTCGTGAAATGGAGTCAGCAAACTGGGATCTTGATTTAGCAGCTAAAGTTATCGAACCAGAAgcaatttttacaaaaccaaGCCATAGATACTTCGTTTTCCAATCATTTGTCTGCAAAACAATGCTTGAAGGTTTCAACTTTCCGAATTTTTCGCCACCAAATGAGTCTCAGTGTTTTCACAAGCACTCTCGGGACCAATACTTGAACGAGTTCAAGAAGCTGCAATTAGTAAACGTAAGGCAATTTCTTGCTCAGAAACCAAGCTCTTCTTTTGCCCAATTCATGCGTTCCAAGTACCTTCACCTTGTACATGCAAAAATGGAGTGTTCACTTTTTGGCAACTTGAACCAGAGAAAGCTCATTAACGCCGGAGAATGCCCAGATTCTGCTTTCTTCACGTCTTTTGCTGAGATGGCGAGACGGGTTTGGCTTCTGCATCGCTTGGCATTCTCACTTGATCAACCAGTTTCTATCTTTCAGGTGCCGAGAAATTGCAGATTTTCGGAAGTTTACATGGAGAATGTGAATGATGAGTCAGCATTTTCTTGCGAAATTGTTGATTCTACTGTTGATGTTCGTGTTAATTTTACGGTGGTGCCTGGGTTCAAGATCGGTAAAAGTCTGATACAGAGTCAGGTTTATTTGTCGCCAGTGAATGTGATCGAGACTGACCCAGCAAGtcgttaa